Proteins co-encoded in one Marinobacter qingdaonensis genomic window:
- the edd gene encoding phosphogluconate dehydratase: MHPTVDKVTQRIIERSRGTRQDYLQRMNALKAQSPHRSSLSCGNLAHGFAACGQDDKYTLKFMNKANVAMVTAYNDMLSAHQPYEKFPEMIREAARGMGSVAQVAGGTPAMCDGVTQGQPGMELSLFSRDTIAMSTAVALSHNMFDATLLLGICDKIVPGLLIGSLSFGYLPTILLPAGPMPSGLPNKEKQRIRQLYAEGKVGKDELLEAESKSYHSPGTCTFYGTANSNQLLVEVMGLHLPGSAFVNPNTPLRDELTRFATEQVIRLSKPHGGELGLADMVDEKAIVNALVALLVTGGSTNHTIHWIAIARAAGIIIDWNDYAELSSVVPSMTRIYPNGQEDVNAFHEAGGTPFLIRELLSGGYLHNDVNTVVGHGLERYTEMPELEGGKLVWKPAPEKSLRPDVLSSAAEPFAPDGGLRVLDGNLGRGVIKVSAVAPEHRVVEAPAVVFDDQNELKAAFDAGDLDRDCVVIVRFQGPKSNGMPELHKLTPYLGVLQDRGYKVGLVTDGRMSGASGKVPAAIHVYPEALEGGPLARVKNGDLIRLDAEQGVLSVQLEDRVFADRESASADLTGYHHGYGRELFGWMRRAAGNPEEGASFFWNHDA; encoded by the coding sequence ATGCACCCCACCGTCGACAAGGTTACCCAGCGAATCATCGAGCGCAGCCGCGGTACGCGGCAGGACTACCTTCAACGCATGAACGCTTTGAAGGCGCAATCCCCCCACCGCAGCTCACTGTCCTGCGGCAACCTCGCCCACGGCTTCGCGGCCTGCGGCCAGGATGACAAATACACCCTGAAGTTCATGAACAAGGCCAACGTCGCCATGGTGACGGCCTACAACGATATGCTTTCGGCCCACCAACCCTATGAAAAGTTCCCGGAGATGATCCGGGAGGCGGCGCGTGGCATGGGCTCGGTGGCCCAAGTGGCCGGTGGCACCCCGGCGATGTGCGACGGCGTGACCCAGGGGCAGCCGGGCATGGAACTGAGCCTGTTTTCCCGGGACACCATCGCCATGAGCACCGCGGTGGCGCTGAGTCACAACATGTTTGACGCCACCCTGCTGCTGGGGATCTGTGACAAGATCGTGCCCGGTCTGCTGATTGGCTCGCTCAGTTTTGGCTACCTGCCCACCATCCTGCTGCCTGCCGGTCCCATGCCGTCCGGCTTGCCCAACAAGGAGAAACAGCGGATCCGTCAGCTCTACGCCGAAGGCAAGGTCGGCAAGGACGAGCTGCTGGAGGCCGAAAGCAAGTCCTACCACAGCCCCGGCACCTGCACCTTTTATGGCACCGCCAACAGCAACCAGCTGCTGGTTGAGGTGATGGGTCTGCATCTGCCCGGTTCGGCCTTTGTGAATCCCAACACGCCCCTGCGGGATGAGCTGACCCGGTTTGCCACCGAGCAGGTCATCCGGCTGTCCAAACCCCACGGCGGCGAATTGGGCCTGGCGGACATGGTCGACGAGAAAGCCATCGTCAATGCCCTGGTGGCCTTGCTGGTCACCGGCGGCTCCACCAATCACACCATTCACTGGATCGCCATTGCCCGGGCGGCGGGCATCATCATTGACTGGAACGATTACGCCGAGCTGTCCTCGGTGGTGCCATCGATGACCCGAATCTACCCCAACGGTCAGGAAGACGTGAACGCCTTCCACGAGGCCGGTGGCACGCCGTTTCTGATTCGCGAGCTGCTGTCGGGCGGGTACCTGCACAACGATGTCAACACGGTGGTCGGCCACGGTCTTGAGCGTTACACCGAGATGCCAGAGCTGGAGGGCGGTAAGCTGGTCTGGAAACCGGCACCGGAAAAGAGCTTGCGCCCGGATGTACTCAGCTCGGCCGCCGAGCCGTTCGCACCGGATGGTGGCTTGCGGGTGCTGGATGGCAATCTGGGCCGGGGCGTGATCAAGGTCTCGGCGGTGGCCCCGGAGCACCGGGTGGTGGAGGCGCCGGCGGTGGTGTTCGATGACCAGAACGAGCTCAAGGCCGCTTTTGACGCCGGTGATCTGGACCGGGATTGCGTGGTGATCGTGCGCTTCCAGGGACCCAAGAGTAACGGCATGCCGGAACTGCACAAGCTCACGCCGTACCTGGGGGTGTTGCAGGATCGCGGGTACAAGGTTGGCCTGGTCACCGACGGCCGCATGTCGGGCGCGTCCGGCAAGGTGCCGGCAGCCATTCATGTCTACCCGGAGGCCCTGGAAGGCGGGCCCCTGGCGCGGGTCAAGAACGGCGATCTGATTCGGCTGGATGCCGAGCAGGGCGTGCTGTCGGTGCAGCTTGAGGACCGGGTTTTCGCCGACCGGGAATCGGCCAGCGCGGACCTGACCGGGTACCATCACGGCTACGGACGGGAACTGTTTGGCTGGATGCGCCGCGCCGCCGGCAACCCCGAGGAAGGCGCCAGCTTTTTCTGGAATCACGACGCATGA
- a CDS encoding MurR/RpiR family transcriptional regulator, which produces MAANQAHRDDNLLEDIQARLDNLNKSERKVAEAILRDPSAATRYSIAALARAAEVSEPTVNRFCRGFSATGFPDFKIRLAQSIATGTPYVGQNVQPDDTVAEFADKIMLSTIASLDKARQALDPKALARVIDYLIQAKQISFFGMGGSAAVALDAQHKFFRFNIPVMAYDDALMQRMVAAGTAVGDVIVLISYTGRTRETVDIARLARDNGATVIGITNPDSPLAQVCTAVLGVTAPEDTEVYMPMSSRIIHLTVIDILATGVTLKRGADFLGHLKKIKESLKPTRFPSE; this is translated from the coding sequence ATGGCCGCGAACCAGGCGCACCGGGACGACAACCTGCTTGAAGACATCCAGGCCCGACTGGACAATCTCAACAAATCGGAGCGCAAAGTCGCCGAGGCCATTCTCCGGGACCCCAGTGCCGCCACCCGATACAGCATAGCTGCCCTGGCCCGGGCGGCCGAGGTTAGCGAACCGACGGTGAACCGGTTCTGCCGGGGCTTCTCCGCCACCGGGTTCCCGGACTTCAAGATCCGCCTGGCCCAGAGCATTGCCACCGGCACGCCCTACGTCGGCCAGAACGTGCAACCGGACGACACGGTGGCGGAGTTTGCCGACAAGATCATGCTCAGTACCATCGCCAGCCTCGACAAGGCCCGCCAGGCGCTGGATCCGAAGGCCCTGGCCCGGGTCATCGACTACCTGATCCAGGCCAAGCAGATCAGCTTTTTCGGCATGGGTGGCTCGGCCGCCGTCGCCCTGGACGCCCAGCACAAATTCTTCCGGTTCAACATTCCGGTCATGGCCTACGACGACGCCCTGATGCAGCGCATGGTCGCCGCCGGCACCGCGGTTGGCGACGTCATTGTGCTGATCTCCTATACCGGCCGGACCCGCGAAACCGTGGACATTGCGCGCCTGGCGCGGGACAACGGCGCCACCGTGATCGGCATCACCAATCCGGACTCGCCGCTGGCCCAGGTCTGCACCGCGGTCCTGGGAGTCACGGCACCGGAGGACACCGAGGTGTACATGCCGATGTCGTCGCGGATCATCCACCTGACGGTGATCGACATCCTCGCCACTGGCGTGACCCTGAAGCGCGGCGCCGATTTCCTGGGCCACCTGAAAAAGATCAAGGAAAGCCTCAAGCCCACTCGCTTCCCGTCGGAATAA
- a CDS encoding glucokinase, which translates to MTAVQYALVGDIGGTNARFALVEQGGFEPQAIEVLACGDYGTLDEAVVDYLARAGVAEVAEACFAVASPVTGTQIRMTNNHWRFDTEEVRARFGWRTFKVINDFTAMALGVPHVPEHNLVPVCGGPGDPHRPRLVIGPGTGLGVSGLVPITNGWVPLMTEGGHVDFAPTEDTEMAILRILKARFGRVSVERILCGQGLLNLYQAHAEIQGLPAPLDAPEKITAAALGQEDALARASLRHFCEILGRVTGNAVLTLGSTGGVYLCGGILPRFLDFFLESPFRAGLEDKGRMRPLIERTPVFVVTEPYTGLLGAAEALANAEV; encoded by the coding sequence ATGACTGCCGTTCAGTACGCCCTGGTGGGTGACATCGGCGGCACCAACGCCCGATTCGCCCTGGTCGAGCAGGGCGGCTTCGAGCCCCAGGCGATCGAGGTCCTGGCCTGTGGTGACTACGGCACCCTGGACGAAGCCGTGGTCGATTACCTGGCCCGGGCCGGGGTTGCCGAGGTTGCGGAAGCCTGCTTTGCCGTGGCCTCGCCCGTCACCGGAACCCAGATCCGAATGACCAACAATCACTGGCGGTTTGACACCGAAGAGGTCCGGGCCCGATTTGGCTGGCGGACCTTCAAGGTGATTAACGATTTTACCGCGATGGCGCTGGGGGTGCCCCACGTGCCCGAGCACAACCTGGTACCGGTGTGCGGCGGACCGGGCGACCCGCATCGGCCCAGGCTGGTGATTGGGCCCGGCACCGGCCTGGGGGTGTCGGGACTGGTGCCCATCACCAACGGCTGGGTGCCGTTGATGACCGAGGGCGGCCACGTGGATTTCGCCCCGACCGAAGACACCGAGATGGCCATCCTGCGAATTCTCAAAGCACGCTTCGGTCGGGTGTCGGTGGAGCGCATTCTGTGCGGCCAGGGCCTGTTGAACCTCTACCAGGCCCACGCCGAAATTCAGGGCCTGCCGGCGCCGCTGGACGCGCCCGAGAAAATCACGGCCGCGGCCCTGGGACAGGAGGATGCGCTGGCGCGCGCCAGCCTGCGGCATTTCTGCGAGATCCTGGGGCGGGTCACTGGCAACGCGGTCCTGACCCTGGGCAGTACCGGAGGCGTCTACCTGTGTGGCGGTATTTTGCCACGCTTCCTCGATTTCTTCCTGGAAAGCCCGTTTCGCGCGGGCCTTGAGGACAAGGGGCGGATGCGCCCGTTGATCGAGCGCACGCCGGTGTTCGTGGTGACCGAGCCCTACACCGGGCTCCTGGGTGCCGCCGAGGCCCTGGCCAACGCCGAAGTCTGA
- the zwf gene encoding glucose-6-phosphate dehydrogenase, whose product MANKSNTRCDLMLFGALGDLAQRKLFPALYQLERANLLADGSRILAIARTDVDTDAVRSQLREKLTHYVKPEEMDAELADRFLQRVDYLRLDFSEPEGFGALNDWHQQGSGELIVYMATPPSMYGVIARNLRAASCCTENTRVVVEKPIGHDLESSRVINDELGEVFKESQLFRIDHYLGKETVQNLIALRFANNLFASQWDQNHISHVEITVAESVGIEGRWGYFDKAGQIRDMIQNHLLQLLCLIAMDPPSDLSADSIRDEKVKVLKALRRVTPDMMESHVVRGQYTAGTSNGKPVPGYLEEEGANKGSDTETFVALKAEIENWRWSGVPFYIRTGKRLPEKLSQIIIHFKPAPHYIFDPDQKHLANNKLIIRLQPDEGMSLKILTKDQGLDKGMRLRQGPLELTFSETFENDRIPDAYERLLWEVMKGNQYLFVRRDEVEHAWSWVDQVIQNWRDSGAPPKRYAAGTWGPVASIAMITRDGRSWYEDA is encoded by the coding sequence ATGGCCAACAAGAGCAATACCCGTTGCGACCTGATGCTGTTTGGCGCCCTGGGTGACCTGGCGCAGCGCAAGTTGTTTCCCGCCCTGTATCAACTCGAGCGAGCCAATCTGCTGGCCGACGGCAGCCGGATTCTCGCCATCGCCCGGACCGACGTCGACACCGACGCGGTGCGGTCCCAGCTGCGCGAGAAGCTGACGCACTACGTAAAGCCTGAGGAAATGGACGCCGAACTTGCCGACCGGTTCCTGCAGCGCGTCGATTACCTGCGCCTGGATTTCAGCGAGCCGGAAGGGTTTGGCGCGCTGAATGACTGGCATCAGCAGGGCAGCGGTGAACTGATCGTCTACATGGCGACACCGCCGTCCATGTATGGCGTCATCGCCCGCAATCTGCGCGCCGCCAGTTGCTGCACCGAGAACACCCGGGTGGTGGTCGAAAAGCCGATCGGCCATGACCTGGAATCGTCCCGGGTGATCAACGACGAACTGGGCGAGGTGTTCAAGGAAAGCCAGCTGTTCCGCATTGACCACTACCTGGGCAAGGAAACGGTGCAGAACCTGATTGCCCTGCGCTTCGCCAACAACCTGTTCGCGTCCCAGTGGGACCAGAACCACATATCCCACGTGGAGATCACGGTGGCAGAAAGTGTCGGCATCGAGGGCCGATGGGGCTACTTCGACAAGGCCGGCCAGATTCGCGACATGATCCAGAACCACCTGCTGCAACTGCTGTGCCTGATCGCCATGGATCCGCCCTCGGATCTGTCCGCCGACAGCATTCGCGACGAGAAGGTGAAAGTGCTGAAGGCCCTGCGTCGGGTCACTCCGGACATGATGGAGAGCCACGTGGTGCGCGGTCAGTACACGGCCGGCACCAGCAACGGCAAGCCCGTACCGGGCTACCTGGAAGAAGAGGGTGCCAACAAGGGCAGCGACACCGAAACCTTCGTCGCGCTCAAGGCCGAAATCGAAAACTGGCGCTGGTCCGGGGTGCCCTTCTACATCCGTACCGGCAAGCGCCTGCCCGAGAAGTTGTCCCAGATCATCATCCACTTCAAGCCGGCGCCCCACTACATCTTTGATCCGGACCAGAAGCACCTGGCCAACAACAAGCTGATCATCCGGCTGCAGCCGGACGAGGGCATGTCGCTGAAGATTCTGACCAAGGACCAGGGCCTGGATAAAGGCATGCGCCTGCGCCAGGGCCCGCTCGAACTGACCTTTTCGGAAACCTTCGAAAACGACCGCATCCCGGACGCCTACGAGCGACTGCTGTGGGAGGTCATGAAGGGCAACCAGTACCTGTTTGTCCGCCGGGACGAGGTGGAGCACGCCTGGAGCTGGGTTGATCAGGTCATCCAGAACTGGCGTGACAGCGGCGCGCCCCCCAAGCGCTACGCCGCCGGAACCTGGGGGCCGGTGGCCTCCATCGCTATGATCACCCGCGACGGCAGGAGCTGGTATGAAGACGCCTGA
- the gap gene encoding type I glyceraldehyde-3-phosphate dehydrogenase, translated as MTIRIAINGFGRIGRNVLRALYENNYRNQLQIVAINDLGDAETNAHLLKYDSVHGRFAADVSHDAESLTVDGDRIAITALRNPEQLPWGDHRVDVVFECTGLFTKRDQAAAHLRAGAKKVIISAPSPDADATVVYGVNDQALTADDNIISNASCTTNCLAPVVEALHKTVGIESGLMTTIHSYTNDQKLSDVYHSDLYRARSATQSMIPTKTGAAAAIGKVIPALDGKLDGLAVRVPTINVSLVDFGFIASRDTTVEEINAAVKAAAENNPVLGYNIEKLVSVDFNHNALSSVFDANHTRVLGRHVKVMAWYDNEWGFSNRMLDNAIALMKAGH; from the coding sequence ATGACAATCCGCATCGCAATCAACGGTTTTGGCCGCATCGGTCGCAATGTTCTCCGGGCATTGTATGAAAATAACTACCGCAACCAACTTCAGATCGTCGCCATCAACGACCTCGGCGACGCCGAAACCAACGCCCATCTGCTCAAATACGACAGTGTGCATGGCCGCTTCGCCGCCGACGTCAGCCACGATGCCGAATCCCTGACCGTTGACGGCGACCGGATCGCCATTACCGCCCTGCGCAACCCGGAACAGTTGCCCTGGGGCGACCATCGCGTTGACGTGGTGTTCGAATGCACCGGCCTGTTCACCAAACGGGACCAGGCCGCCGCCCACCTGCGCGCGGGTGCGAAAAAGGTCATCATCTCCGCCCCCAGTCCGGACGCGGACGCCACCGTGGTTTACGGCGTCAACGATCAGGCCCTGACCGCCGATGACAACATCATCAGCAACGCCTCCTGCACCACCAACTGCCTGGCACCGGTGGTGGAAGCCCTGCACAAGACCGTGGGCATCGAAAGCGGCCTGATGACCACCATACACTCGTACACCAACGACCAGAAATTGAGTGACGTGTACCACAGTGACCTGTACCGGGCGCGCTCGGCCACCCAGTCCATGATCCCGACCAAGACCGGCGCCGCCGCCGCCATCGGCAAGGTGATCCCGGCCCTGGACGGCAAACTGGACGGCCTGGCCGTGCGGGTGCCGACCATTAACGTGTCCCTGGTCGACTTCGGCTTCATCGCCAGCCGGGATACCACGGTGGAGGAAATCAACGCGGCCGTGAAAGCGGCTGCCGAGAACAACCCGGTGCTGGGTTACAATATCGAGAAACTGGTCAGCGTGGACTTCAACCACAATGCCCTCTCCAGCGTCTTCGATGCCAATCACACCCGCGTCCTGGGCCGTCATGTAAAAGTCATGGCCTGGTACGACAATGAGTGGGGTTTTTCGAATCGCATGCTGGATAATGCCATCGCACTGATGAAAGCCGGCCACTAA
- a CDS encoding bifunctional 4-hydroxy-2-oxoglutarate aldolase/2-dehydro-3-deoxy-phosphogluconate aldolase: protein MTQLSEFQRERVQAVLAASPLVPVIAIQELEDAVPLCQALVDGGIKVLEITLRTEHGVDAIRAVREAIPEAWVGAGTVTSVAEYRKVEAAGAQFVITPGVTEAILEFGVTSEAPLLPGISTVSELMMGYALGYREFKFFPAEVSGGAAALKAFSGPFGDVTFCPTGGIRRDTAKDYLALKNVKAVGGSWLTPADVVANKDWAQITEIARGSLADLQG from the coding sequence ATGACTCAACTGTCTGAATTTCAAAGGGAGCGGGTCCAGGCCGTATTGGCGGCCTCACCCCTGGTGCCGGTAATTGCCATCCAGGAGCTGGAGGACGCCGTGCCCCTGTGTCAGGCCCTGGTCGATGGCGGCATCAAGGTACTGGAAATCACCCTCCGTACCGAACACGGGGTCGACGCCATCCGCGCCGTCCGCGAAGCCATCCCCGAGGCCTGGGTGGGGGCAGGGACGGTCACCAGCGTGGCCGAGTACCGCAAGGTCGAGGCCGCCGGCGCCCAGTTCGTCATCACCCCCGGAGTTACCGAGGCCATCCTGGAGTTCGGCGTTACCTCGGAGGCACCGCTGCTGCCCGGCATTTCCACGGTATCGGAACTGATGATGGGCTATGCCCTGGGCTATCGTGAGTTCAAGTTCTTCCCTGCCGAGGTATCCGGCGGAGCCGCGGCCTTGAAAGCCTTCAGCGGTCCGTTCGGTGACGTCACCTTCTGCCCCACTGGTGGTATCCGCCGCGACACGGCGAAGGACTATCTGGCCCTGAAAAACGTCAAGGCCGTTGGTGGCTCCTGGCTGACGCCGGCGGATGTGGTGGCCAACAAGGACTGGGCCCAGATTACTGAAATCGCCCGTGGGAGTTTGGCTGACCTTCAGGGGTGA
- the lamB gene encoding maltoporin LamB: protein MQKHSLLSARKLPLAVAVTAAVMATPTAAVDFHGYARAGVSSNLGSGGEQTCFGNGATGHYVGRLADECDTYAELALGDELYNEDGKTFRFDTMLAYSADPQGNDYQALNGGNNINSVDFDTAETSTNNADPYGGGDIALRQIYVSAKNVIESLPGSTLWAGKRFYQRKDIHQLDLYYLNNSGYGAGIENIQAGPGRLSIAYTNSDTSDGEDLVQNNKVDLRYAFPVGEHTLELVGIYAMADLTDQQEAAGIEDEHGYFLTAELSTGVMGGFNKFAIQYGADSMGFANAEGSSGGRVDNGNVAGYFESSWRILNHGVIRLSDNLELGHSIVYEQAESHDPAADDGERLSLVARPVYNWTPIMSTAVELGYSETDRPWFASSQDLAKVAIAQQWQAGPGYWARPVIRTYAATFFGDEAESARGGEGIDGDIQIGAQIEAWW, encoded by the coding sequence ATGCAGAAGCACTCCCTCCTCTCCGCACGCAAGCTCCCCCTTGCCGTGGCGGTGACGGCGGCCGTGATGGCCACGCCGACCGCCGCCGTCGACTTCCACGGCTACGCCCGGGCCGGCGTCTCCAGCAATCTGGGCAGTGGTGGCGAACAAACCTGTTTCGGCAACGGCGCCACTGGCCACTACGTCGGCCGCCTTGCCGACGAATGCGACACCTACGCCGAGCTGGCCCTGGGCGACGAGCTCTATAACGAGGACGGCAAAACCTTCCGCTTCGACACCATGCTGGCGTACAGCGCCGATCCCCAGGGCAACGACTACCAGGCCCTGAACGGTGGCAACAACATCAACAGCGTCGATTTCGACACCGCCGAGACAAGCACCAACAACGCCGACCCCTATGGCGGCGGCGACATTGCGCTGCGCCAGATCTACGTCTCGGCCAAGAATGTGATCGAGTCCCTGCCCGGCTCGACCCTGTGGGCCGGCAAACGCTTCTACCAGCGCAAGGACATTCACCAGCTCGACCTCTACTACCTGAACAATTCCGGATACGGCGCCGGGATTGAGAACATCCAGGCCGGCCCAGGCCGCCTGTCGATCGCCTACACCAACTCCGACACCAGCGATGGCGAGGACCTGGTCCAGAACAACAAAGTGGACCTGCGCTACGCCTTCCCGGTGGGCGAGCACACCCTGGAGCTGGTCGGCATTTACGCCATGGCCGACTTGACCGACCAGCAGGAAGCGGCCGGCATTGAGGACGAGCACGGGTACTTTCTGACAGCCGAACTGTCCACCGGCGTCATGGGCGGCTTCAACAAGTTTGCGATCCAGTACGGCGCCGATTCCATGGGGTTTGCCAACGCCGAGGGCAGCAGTGGCGGCCGGGTGGATAATGGCAACGTCGCCGGCTACTTCGAATCCAGCTGGCGCATCCTCAACCACGGCGTCATCAGACTGAGCGACAACCTCGAGCTGGGCCATTCCATCGTCTACGAGCAGGCCGAATCCCACGACCCGGCCGCCGACGATGGCGAGCGCCTGAGCCTGGTGGCCCGGCCCGTCTACAACTGGACCCCGATCATGAGCACTGCCGTGGAGCTGGGTTACAGCGAAACCGACCGGCCCTGGTTCGCGAGCTCGCAGGACCTGGCCAAGGTCGCGATTGCGCAGCAGTGGCAGGCCGGCCCCGGGTACTGGGCACGCCCAGTCATCCGCACCTACGCGGCGACCTTCTTTGGCGATGAGGCCGAATCCGCCCGGGGCGGCGAAGGCATTGACGGCGACATCCAGATTGGCGCCCAGATCGAGGCCTGGTGGTAA
- the pgl gene encoding 6-phosphogluconolactonase yields the protein MKTPDLGLPAGVEVHVDDTPDQVALALADAAAEVLASRLEQAERASLVVSGGSTPLPFFKALAQKSLAWSRVDVLLADERWVPEDHPDSNTRLVKASLLQGPAAAARYLSLKQPGDTPAEGLAAASAAVADLELPLDVVILGMGNDGHTASLFPDAPELAHALSAACPDRVAPASPPSQSQRRITLTRPVLQGARFTALHLKGQDKLDTLQRALAEPDNLAAMPIRAFLTPGLSLFWSP from the coding sequence ATGAAGACGCCTGATCTTGGATTGCCGGCCGGCGTCGAGGTTCACGTTGACGATACCCCGGACCAGGTCGCCCTGGCGCTGGCCGACGCCGCCGCCGAGGTGCTGGCGAGCCGCTTGGAACAGGCAGAGCGGGCCAGTCTGGTGGTGTCCGGCGGCTCCACGCCGCTGCCGTTTTTCAAGGCGCTGGCCCAAAAGTCCCTGGCCTGGTCCCGTGTGGATGTGTTGCTGGCGGACGAGCGCTGGGTGCCGGAAGACCATCCGGACAGCAACACCCGACTGGTGAAGGCCAGCCTGTTGCAGGGACCCGCGGCGGCCGCCCGTTACCTGTCCCTGAAGCAGCCCGGTGACACCCCGGCCGAGGGCCTGGCCGCCGCCAGCGCCGCCGTGGCCGATCTGGAGCTGCCGCTGGATGTGGTTATTCTCGGTATGGGCAATGATGGCCATACCGCCTCGCTGTTCCCGGACGCCCCGGAGCTGGCCCATGCCCTGAGCGCCGCGTGCCCGGACCGGGTGGCTCCGGCCAGCCCGCCGTCTCAGTCGCAGCGGCGCATTACCCTGACCCGTCCGGTGCTTCAGGGAGCCCGATTCACGGCGTTGCACCTGAAAGGGCAGGACAAGCTCGACACCCTGCAACGGGCCCTGGCCGAACCCGACAACCTGGCGGCCATGCCCATTCGCGCATTTCTCACTCCGGGACTGAGCCTGTTCTGGAGTCCCTGA
- the pyk gene encoding pyruvate kinase, with product MLRRTKIVATLGPSTDSPESLAAIIGAGVDVTRLNFSHGSAEEHIGRARRVREAAAAQGRFVALLADLQGPKLRIARFAENKVTLSAGQTFVLDAAMDKEAGTDQRVGIDYEQLIRDVEPGDILVLDDGRIEMEVQSVDDHSITSKVLIGGPLSNNKGLNKRGGGLSADALTEKDKQDIVTAAKLDADYVAVSFVRTADDMHVARKLLKDAGSNAGLVAKIERAELAHDVEALDAVIEASDAVMVARGDLAVEIGDAELVGVQKHIIQRARVLNRAVITATQMMESMITSPMPTRAEVSDVANAVMDYTDAVMLSAETAVGDYPKEAVEAMVRICLGAEKHPSMHQSKHRIHESMEEVDEAIALSAMYAANHLEGVAAIICLTETGATPRLMSRIKSSLPIFAFSRHHWTQHRVVLYRGVQTIPFDSAKVPNERTNALAISELVNRGAVKEGDLVVITKGDYVNAQGGTNTMKIVRVGSEIR from the coding sequence ATGCTCAGGCGTACCAAAATTGTCGCCACCCTCGGCCCCTCCACCGACTCGCCAGAGTCCCTTGCCGCCATCATCGGCGCCGGAGTCGATGTTACCCGACTGAATTTCTCCCACGGCAGCGCCGAAGAACACATCGGACGCGCCCGACGGGTGCGCGAGGCCGCCGCCGCTCAGGGCCGCTTCGTTGCCCTGCTGGCCGACCTCCAGGGCCCGAAACTGCGCATTGCCCGCTTTGCCGAAAACAAGGTCACCCTGAGCGCCGGCCAGACCTTCGTGCTGGACGCCGCCATGGACAAGGAAGCGGGTACCGACCAGCGCGTGGGTATCGACTACGAACAGCTGATCCGGGACGTCGAGCCTGGCGACATCCTGGTACTCGACGACGGCCGCATTGAAATGGAAGTGCAGTCCGTTGACGATCACAGCATCACCTCCAAGGTGCTGATCGGCGGCCCGCTGTCCAACAACAAGGGCCTGAACAAGCGCGGCGGTGGTCTGTCTGCCGACGCCCTGACCGAAAAGGACAAGCAGGACATAGTGACCGCCGCCAAACTGGACGCGGACTATGTTGCGGTGTCCTTCGTTCGGACCGCGGACGACATGCACGTGGCCCGCAAACTGCTCAAGGATGCCGGCTCCAACGCCGGCCTGGTGGCAAAGATCGAACGGGCGGAACTGGCCCACGACGTCGAAGCCCTGGACGCGGTCATCGAGGCCTCCGACGCCGTCATGGTGGCCCGGGGCGATCTGGCGGTCGAGATTGGCGATGCCGAACTGGTGGGCGTGCAGAAGCACATCATCCAGCGAGCCCGGGTACTCAACCGTGCCGTGATCACCGCCACCCAGATGATGGAATCGATGATCACCAGCCCCATGCCCACCCGCGCGGAAGTCTCCGACGTCGCCAACGCAGTCATGGACTACACCGACGCGGTGATGCTGTCGGCCGAAACCGCGGTGGGCGACTACCCGAAAGAGGCCGTGGAAGCCATGGTGCGCATCTGCCTGGGCGCCGAGAAGCACCCGTCCATGCACCAGTCCAAGCACCGAATTCACGAAAGCATGGAGGAAGTGGACGAAGCCATCGCCCTGTCCGCCATGTACGCCGCCAACCACCTGGAGGGTGTCGCCGCGATCATCTGCCTGACCGAAACCGGCGCCACACCGCGACTGATGTCCCGCATCAAGTCGAGCCTGCCAATCTTTGCGTTCTCCCGTCATCACTGGACCCAGCACCGGGTCGTGCTGTATCGGGGCGTGCAGACCATCCCCTTCGACTCCGCCAAGGTGCCAAATGAGCGCACCAATGCGCTGGCGATCTCTGAACTGGTGAATCGGGGAGCCGTGAAGGAAGGTGACCTGGTGGTTATCACCAAGGGTGACTATGTGAATGCCCAGGGCGGCACCAACACCATGAAGATTGTTCGGGTTGGCTCGGAGATTCGCTAG